From Chengkuizengella sediminis, one genomic window encodes:
- a CDS encoding response regulator: MMIVEDEQLILNLMKIVIERNKQLTIVGCFTNPLQALAELPSLKPDVAFLDIEMPEMMGLELAEKVLEVDEDIQIVFTTAYEQYAIEAFKVPAVDYILKPITPEEIERVTNRLLKNHNHMRVIKDKTSQIQKESIFCLGTFEIRNEKRIVIKFPTRKTEELLAYFLIHPNQVVSKWRLTELLWADIDGHRSIQNLYNTIYRLKKTLKEHSKWITLKKVNEGYMLDMSNVKSDVDEFREYLQYHSAISEENLVESERVFKLYKGPLFGLKDYIWKIGLEEQLEKQYSSLTQQIAHYYYSKGEFDEAEKILKTFLSLYPLHDKLNLMLLKLYSSDPDELNLLRSYYDDYVKLLQKELGATPPLETQHFMRRFK, translated from the coding sequence GTGATGATTGTAGAAGATGAACAACTGATTCTAAACTTAATGAAGATTGTTATTGAAAGAAATAAGCAATTAACCATTGTAGGCTGTTTTACTAATCCTCTACAAGCATTAGCTGAGTTGCCATCATTAAAACCAGATGTTGCTTTTCTGGATATTGAGATGCCAGAAATGATGGGTTTGGAATTAGCAGAAAAAGTACTTGAAGTAGATGAGGATATTCAAATTGTTTTTACAACTGCATATGAGCAGTATGCTATAGAGGCCTTTAAAGTCCCTGCGGTTGATTATATTCTAAAACCTATAACACCAGAGGAGATTGAACGAGTAACAAATCGTTTATTGAAAAATCATAACCATATGCGTGTAATAAAAGATAAAACATCACAAATTCAGAAAGAATCGATTTTTTGCTTAGGGACATTTGAGATTAGGAATGAGAAACGAATAGTCATAAAATTTCCTACTAGAAAAACAGAGGAGTTGTTAGCCTATTTTCTTATTCATCCTAATCAAGTCGTTAGTAAGTGGAGATTAACCGAATTGTTATGGGCAGACATAGATGGTCATCGTTCGATCCAAAATTTATATAATACGATTTACCGATTAAAAAAAACCTTGAAAGAACATAGTAAATGGATCACTTTAAAAAAGGTTAATGAAGGTTATATGTTAGACATGTCAAACGTTAAAAGTGATGTTGATGAATTTCGAGAATACTTACAATATCATTCTGCTATATCGGAAGAAAACTTGGTTGAAAGTGAACGAGTATTTAAGTTATACAAAGGTCCTTTATTTGGATTGAAGGATTATATATGGAAAATAGGTTTGGAGGAACAATTAGAGAAACAATACAGTTCATTAACGCAGCAGATTGCACATTATTATTATAGTAAAGGAGAGTTCGATGAGGCAGAGAAGATATTAAAAACATTTCTATCCCTATATCCTCTACACGATAAACTCAACCTAATGTTATTAAAGCTGTATTCTTCGGACCCTGATGAACTGAATCTTCTAAGAAGTTATTATGATGATTACGTTAAATTATTACAGAAGGAACTAGGTGCAACCCCTCCATTAGAAACTCAGCATTTTATGCGACGATTTAAATAA